A region of Solea solea chromosome 7, fSolSol10.1, whole genome shotgun sequence DNA encodes the following proteins:
- the mlnr gene encoding motilin receptor, producing MPWTRPQVDLHAGGAEAMDQHNIDDHHYEGSLFPTSTLIPVTVICIIIFIVGVTGNTMTILIIQHFKDMKTTTNLYLSSMAVSDLIIFLCLPFDLYRLWKYVPWLFGEAVCRFYHYIFEGCTSATILHITALSIERYLAISFPLKNKVVVTRRRVQYIILALWGFALVSAAPTLFLVGVEYDNDTHPDFNTGQCKYTSSAISSGQLNIMLWVSTTYFFCPMLCLIFLYGSIGCKLWKSKNDLQGPCALARERSHRQTVKILVVVVLAFIICWLPYHIGRNLFAQVDDYEMAMLSQNFNMASMVLCYLSASINPVVYNLMSRKYRAAAKRLFLLHQRPRQVHRSGQRQLSVSDHISTLNESLTVV from the exons ATGCCCTGGACCAGACCTCAGGTCGACCTGCATGCGGGTGGAGCAGAGGCCATGGACCAACACAACATAGACGACCACCACTACGAGGGCTCCCTGTTCCCCACCTCCACCCTCATCCCCGTCACCGTCATCtgcatcatcatcttcatcgtcgGGGTAACGGGCAACACCATGACCATCCTCATCATCCAGCACTTCAAGGACATGAAGACCACCACCAACCTGTACCTGTCAAGCATGGCGGTGTCTGacctcatcatcttcctctgCCTGCCCTTTGACCTCTACCGCCTGTGGAAGTACGTGCCCTGGCTGTTCGGCGAGGCCGTGTGCCGCTTCTACCACTACATCTTCGAGGGCTGCACCTCGGCCACCATCCTCCACATCACCGCGCTGAGCATCGAGCGCTACCTGGCCATCAGCTTCCCGCTCAAGAACAAGGTGGTGGTGACCAGACGCCGGGTGCAGTACATCATCCTCGCCCTGTGGGGGTTCGCGCTGGTCTCCGCCGCGCCCACACTCTTCCTGGTCGGCGTGGAGTATGACAACGACACACACCCGGACTTCAACACGGGTCAGTGCAAGTACACCAGCTCCGCCATCAGCTCCGGGCAGCTGAACATCATGCTCTGGGTTTCCACCACCTACTTCTTCTGCCCCATGCTCTGCCTCATCTTCCTCTACGGCTCCATCGGGTGCAAGCTGTGGAAGAGCAAGAACGACCTGCAGGGCCCCTGTGCGCTGGCCCGGGAGAGGTCACACAGGCAAACAGTCAAGATACTGG tggtggtggtgctggccTTCATCATCTGTTGGCTCCCGTACCACATCGGCAGGAACCTCTTCGCCCAGGTGGACGACTACGAAATGGCCATGCTGAGCCAGAACTTCAACATGGCCTCCATGGTGCTCTGCTACCTCAGCGCCTCCATCAACCCTGTCGTCTACAACCTCATGTCCAGGAAGTACAGGGCCGCGGCCAAGCGCCTCTTCCTGCTGCACCAGCGGCCCAGACAAGTCCACCGCAGCGGCCAGAGACAGCTGAGTGTGAGCGACCACATCTCCACCCTGAATGAAAGCCTGACTGTGGTCTGA